The Anaerotignum faecicola genome segment CAGACCATGTACCGCCGCGCTTTCTATCGGGGAGGCCCGGTGCTGATGAGCACAATTGCCGGTATTGACCAGGCGCTGTGGGATATCAAAGGGCATTATTATCATGCTCCGGTATATGAGATGCTGGGGGGAAGAGTTAAGGATAAGATTAAAGTATATCGGAGCATTCACGGAGATACACCGGAAGAAGTGGCAGCGGATGCAAAGCTGGCTGTAAAGGAAGGCTATACAGTCATTAAGACCTCACCTACAGATCCTACCCATTATGTGGATACGCTGCAAAGTGTGAATAAGCTGGTGGAAAAGGTGGGGGCAATTCGTGATGCTATTGGAAACAACATTGATATGGCCATCGATTTTCACGGAAGAATTCACAAGCCCATGGCAAAAGTGCTGGTACGGGAATTAGATCAGTTCCATCCGCTCTTTATGGAAGAACCGGTGCTTCCTGAGAATAAGGAGGCGCTGCGCGAGGTCGCAAAGTATACATCTGCACCGATTGCCATTGGAGAGAGAATGTACAGCAGATGGGATTACAAAT includes the following:
- a CDS encoding D-galactonate dehydratase; its protein translation is MSTIAGIDQALWDIKGHYYHAPVYEMLGGRVKDKIKVYRSIHGDTPEEVAADAKLAVKEGYTVIKTSPTDPTHYVDTLQSVNKLVEKVGAIRDAIGNNIDMAIDFHGRIHKPMAKVLVRELDQFHPLFMEEPVLPENKEALREVAKYTSAPIAIGERMYSRWDYK